The region CTTCTGGGCGTGCGCCTTGATCCCGCCCAGGCTCAGGGTCACGTTGCTCGCCACGTCTTCGAAGAGTCGGGCCACCACGGAGCGCACGAACGCCGTGGGCACGGCGACCACGACCTCCCCTTCCGGGAGAGACTGGATCCGCTCGTCCGCCGCGACCAGGGCCGCGGCACGGGCCCGTAGGGAGTCCTGCTCGGCCTGGAGACGTGCGATCTCCGCGTTCCACGCGGCGATCCGCTCCGGATCCGGATTGCGGGTGCCGCCGAGCCTCGTGATCCCGAGGAGCGCGATCCCGAGGATCACGACCGCCGCGGCGACGCGGGTTGCGGTCACTTCCCATCTCCGGGGCGGGGCTTCTTCTTCACGGCGACCGCCAGGCCCCGTTCCGCCCCCGTGACGGTTCCCACCTCGGCGTGCAGCGTCACCCAGAGCTTCTCGCGCGCCGCGATCACGCGCTCCACGGAGAGATGGAGCGGCACCACGAGCGAGTCGAGCTGGAGCGCGCCCTCGCGGATCGGGGGCACGCGGATCGACCGTCCCAGCCGGACCGGCACCGTGAGCCGCGGCAGCTCGTCCTGGAGGAGCTCGCGGCCGCGCTCGGCCAGGAACTTCTTGCTGCCGGCCCCCAGGATGCCTTCGAGAAGCCCGGCCTCGACGAGCTCGATGTGATCGACGGCGATGTCGATGTGGAGCAGGTCCGAGACGGAATCGACCGCGACGGCGCCGAGGCCTCCGAAGACGCGGATCGCGGTCTTCCGATGCGGGGTCTGGGGACGATGGATCTCGCCGTCGAGCGTGATCACGCCGAACTTGTCGCGGAGGAGCACGGTCGCGCGCTCGAGACGCAGGACGAAGCGCTTCCCGAGAGGGCGCGTGAGCGGGAGCTGCGAGCGGAGGAGGTCGCCGACGACCGTTTCGTGGATGCCCACCAGGAACCGCCCGGTCGGCACGATGGAACCCTTCTCCTCTTCTTCGATCAGCTCGCGGATGCCCTGGTTCTGGCGCTTCAGGAAGTCGCGCTTGGCGAGGAACGAGGCCTCTTCCTCCGAGAGCGAGCACCCCGCGAGGAGGCCGGCCACGAGCAGCGTCGCGATGAGCCGAAGCAAGGGCATGGGCGCGGAGTGTACACGGTGCCGCGCATCGAATCGAGGAGCCGCCACGAATGGGAACGGCCGGCGCCCGACTTGTTCGAGCGCCGGCCGCTTCACGAAACGCGCCCCCGTGCCGGGCGGGAGCGCGAGGGGGATCTACTGTCCGATGACCGTGAGATCCACCCGCTCGGCGGGAAATCCGTCGCCCGTGGCGCCCTGGAACTGGGTCATGAAGAGTCCCGTCTGGCTCACCCCCAGCCTCCCCGGCGTTCCGTCCGGAACTCCGAATTCCGCGCGAAGAGGCCCATTGCCTTCGGCGCGGAACGAGAGCATCCGAAGCTCCTGGCCCGGGGCGGCATTGCCCAGGATGAACGCGTCGACGAGGTCCGGGAGCGCCGCTCCGGGGGCCGTGTTCTTGAAGTCGACCCGGAAGTGACTGCCGCAAAGAGCAGGGGTGAGGGATGGATTCGCGAGCAGATCCTGCCCGCGGTATCCGAAGAGGAGCGGACCCGTGGCGAAGTCCGCTCCGAACGGGACGACCCAGCTGTTGGCGTTCTGCGTGTTCAGGACGACGGTCACCAGGGTCCTGCCGTCCTGGAGCGGACGGTCCACGACCGTCCCGCTGACGATGGTTCCCAGGTTCGGACCGCCGTTCTGGATCAGCCACTCCGAGACGAGCCCGGCGTAGTCGACCGAGGCGAACTCGTGGGGCGGGTTGTCGAACCACCCGATGTAGTCGGGCACGGGCGGAATGAACAGATTGGTGGATCCCTGGGCATCCACGAAATCCGAGATGGGTCTCTGGATCACGCCCATCGTCGCATGGGCCGGTGACGTCGCGAGAAGGACCGCGACGGTCATGGCGGCGACGACGCCGAGCGCGGAGGTGGAACGTGCGAGTCGACGCATGGGTGCGCTCCTTTCCCCTACTTCATGATGGTGAAGCGTCCGCCGATGGACGCGTCGGTTGCCTCGACGCGGTAGAAGTAGACGCCGGACGCGAGTTTCCGGCCCTGAGCGTCCCTGCCGTCGATCACGGCCTGGTGTGATCCCGCCGCGCGATGCTCTGCGGCGAGGAGCGTACGCACCAACCGTCCGTTCAGGTCATAGATCGTCACCGTGACCGGTCCTTCCTTGGGAACCCGGTACCGCAGCACCGCCTCCGGGTTGAGCGGATTCGGCACGACCGACGCGAGAATGGGACCCGGGTTTTCTTCCGAAGGCGACACGAACACGTGATAGGTGACGTCGAGAGTGAAGAAGGGGGGATCCCCCACCGAGCCTCCGAAGCGGATCGTGTGCATGCCCTTCGGGAGCGGCGCGAGCATCACGTAGTAACCACCGCTCACGAACCCCGAGTACGTGCCCGGCGTGATGTGATCGCAGCCGAAGAGCTGGAAGATGTTGTTGTCCGGGAACGTGACGTCGAACGACGGGGACGTGGAACGGTAACTGAAGAGATCCGGAAGCTCCGTTCCGTCGACCTCACACGTCAGGGCGCTCACCATGTCGAGGTTCTCGTTCACGACGGCGCGAAGCTGGGACTCGTCCATCGGAGGATCGACGGGAGGACAGTGATTGTCCCACTCGACGTTGAGGAGCGGGAAGAAGAGCGCCTTGCCCGGGGGCACCGTGACGCTGCGGGTCACCGTCCCGGACACGTTGAAGACGCCGGCGAGATAGAAGACCTGTCCGTCCTGGCCTTCCCCCGCGTTCGCTCCGGTCTCGTCGAACAGCGGGTTCCGGTCCACGGGGATGGAGTAGGCCCACTTCCACCACTCCGCCGACCACTCCCCGAATGTCTTCCCATAGGGGCGCGAACCGGGCTGGAACACGACGATCGGTTTCCCGCCCTGACTCGACGCCAGGACGGGCGGCGCCCCGCAGAGGACGAGGAGCAAGGCAAGAACGATCGGACCCGGGCGGATGCGTGGCATGGTGTTCCTCCTTGGTTGGTCGGGAGTTGCGGTTCACGTGCGGGGAGGAGGAGGGGCGACGCGACGCTCCGGCAGACGCCGCGGTCCCCCACCCGACAGAGGTAGAACGCATCCAGGGGACCGGATCGCACACGTCCGTCGCGCCGGCGGCGGGGAGGCGAAATCGGCACGCTCGGCCGGAAGTTTATGGTATTATTCCTATGGAATTAGTCGCCATTATCTCCAGGCGAGGGACCACCGATGCGACTGACCACGCGAAGCGAGTACGCCCTCCTCGCCCTGATCCACCTGGGCCGGCAGGCGCCGGACGCCTACCTGTCCGTGCACTCGATCGCGTCCTCCCAGGGCATTCCGCCGAAATTCCTCGAGCAGATCCTCCTCGCGCTGAAGCGCTCGCGCGTCGTCCAGAGCCAGCGGGGGCAGCGCGGCGGGTACCGTCTCGCGCGGGCGGCGGAGAAGATCTCGCTCGCCGAGATCGTCCGCCTCTTCGACGGCCCGCTCGCCCCCACCGATTCGGCGAGCAAGCACTTCTACGGACCGACGCCCGTCGAGCGCGAGCGGAAGCTCCTCCGGGTGTTCCGGGAGATCCGGGACCACGTCGCGGACAAGCTCGAATCCACGACCATTGCCGGCGTTTCGTAGCGAGCCGGCCCCATGACTCTCGAGTTCCTCGGTTACGTCCTCGCCGGCTTCCTCGCCCAGCTCGTCGACGGCTCCATGGGGATGGCCTACGGCGTCACCGCGTCGTCCCTGCTGCTCACGTACGGCATCCCGCCCGCCGCGACGAGCGCCACCGTCCATGCGGCCGAGTGCCTCACGACCGGAGCGTCGGCGGTGTCCCATCACGCCTTCGGGAACGTGGACCGGGTGCTCTTGAAGCGGCTTCTCCTTCCGGGCGTGCTCGGAGCGGTGTGCGGCGCCACGATCCTGGTGCGGCTCCCCGGGGACGTGTTGCGGCCGTTCGTGGCGTCCTACCTCCTCGTCATGGGCGCCGTCATCGTGCTCAAGGCGTTCCGGCCCTTTCCTCCCAGGAACGTGACGAGCCATCTCGCGCCGCTCGGATTCTTCGGAGCGCTGGCCGACGCGATCGGGGGCGGCGGCTGGGGCCCGATCGTGGCCACGACGCTCGTCGCGCGAGGGAACAACCCCCGCCGGACGATCGGAACGGTGAACGCCGTCGAGTTCTTCGTGACCGTCGCCGCGTCCGTGACCTTCTTCCTCGCGCTGGGACTCACGCACTGGCGGATGATCGCGGGACTGGCCATCGGCGGCGTGCTCGCGGCGCCCCTGGCAGCCTGGACGTGCCGCCGCGCCCCGTTGAAGCCGCTCATGATCGGCGTGGGTGTGCTCGTCATCCTTCTGAGCGTGCGCACCCTGGCGCTCACCGTGGCGCGATGAACGGATGGGCTCAGCGCGCCGCCGAGCTGGAGTTTCGCGCCTCGAACCACGCGATGATCTCCGGGTAGAGATCGGCGATCGACTCGCCCGGCTTCCGGGCGCGGTACCGGCCGACGAGGTATCGGCTGAACTCCGCGAACATCGGAAATCCCCTGCTCTTCGTCATCATGTCGTCGATGAGCGAGAGGAGCGTGGACTGGTCCTCCATCGGAGCGATGTCCACGACGCGCAGGTTCGCGAGCCCCCAGTTCATGTACTCGTTGAACGCGCTGATTCCCCCGTAGTAGCCGCGGCCGCGCGCCGGGTCCACCCACCGGTCCCGGCGGCTGATGGCCTGGAGCACGCGATCGGCGTACTTGTCGGCTTCCGGATTGACGTATCCGTGGTTCAGCTCGGTGAACACGATGTGGCCCCGAGCGACGGTCTCCGCCGCCTGGGACAAGGGAACGCCGCCGCGGCGCCGCCAGTCTCCGGGATACGGGAAGTTCACGTGCGCCTGAAGCTCACGGAAGCCGCCGCTCTCCAGCCAGGTGGCCGACTGGTTGTACGCGACGAGCGGCGAGAAGATGATCTTGTTGCTGTCGTAGCCTCCGGACTTCGGGAAGTTTCGGTTCAGCCACGCGAGCATCTCCTTCACGTCCGCGCTGTCCCGGTAGAAGGCGATCTGGGCGTCGTAGACGGAACGGTTCCGCTCGTAGAACGCCCGGAACCGGGTGGTATCCGCGAACGACTGGAGCCGGTCCAGAAAAGGAAGGAGCGCGTTCCGGCGCTCCCCGGGGAATCCCGTCCGGTCGTAGATCCTGCTCCGCGCGATCCGCCCGTTCCCATCGAGCTCGAACGAGTAGCCGTTCATCTTGAGGTTGAAGTAGAGATTGCGGTTGATCCGGAGCATCGAGTCCAGTGCGGCGACCGCGGAGTGCGCACGGTGCGGATCGAACCACGCGCGCACGTCGCGATAATAGGGCGACGCCTGATACACGAGGTTGCTGTCGGCGATCCCGGTGGGGGTCATCGCGAGGACGATGTTCACCAGCTCGTACACTTCCGGGATCTCGGCCGTGATCGTCCCGCGATGCTTCGCCTGGTACCCCTCGTCGAACACCGCCATCGGGACGACGCGGACGCCCACGACCCGCGTGAGGCAGCGATCCGATCCGTGCCGGATCACGAAGTCGTGGCGGCTCCCCTCCTCGACCTGGAAGCTGATCGAGTCGACATCGCTCAGAAACGTCACCCGGACCGGCTTGCCGTCCGGCAGCTCCGCCTCGAAGACGTCCGGCTTCACGTCGGGGGCGAGGCGCCAGGAGTCCGGAGCGAGCGCGCTCCCCTGGCGGATGCTGACGACCGGACGCGTGGATCGAAGCGTGGGAAGGTCTTCCTTGGCGCGCGCGAGCCGGGGCGCGACGGCGAGTCCTGCCGTCACGAGGAACATCGTGGCCGCGGCGAGGAAGAACCTCCTTCGGAGCATGCGGCGCCTCAGCGCCCTGCCGGAGGCAATCCCGGGTGCCAGTGCTGATGCGTGGGATCCCAATGCTGGTTCTTCTCCGCGTCGTACGTCCAGGGCTCCGGTGTGTTGGCGCTGGGCGCCGCGGCCGTCGGCGGCGGAGCGGGAGCCGGAGCCGTTCCGGACGCTGGCGTTCCCGTGCCCTGCCCCGGAGCGCCCGGGGAGCCCGGGGGGCGGCCGTCGTGCCAGTGCCCGTGGACCGGGTCGAAGTGCCGGTTGGTCAGCGAATCGTAGGTGTAGGGGGCGGGCCGTTCCTCGGGAGGCACCGCGGCGGGCATGGTGGGCTCGGGCCGGTCGGGCCGGAGCATCGCATACGCGGCGACTCCCACGCCCGCGACCGCCACCAGGACCCAGATGGCGGCTCCGGGTATCTTCTGCCCGAAGATCCGTGTTTTCCCCTCGCAGCAGTTCTTGTACTTCCGCCCGCTCCCGCAGGAGCAGGGTTCGTTGCGTCCGGGTTGCCGGTTCATCACGAAGGTTCCTCCGCGTTGCTTCTCGATGTGGGATCTCCCCCTCGGC is a window of Candidatus Eisenbacteria bacterium DNA encoding:
- a CDS encoding FlgD immunoglobulin-like domain containing protein; its protein translation is MPRIRPGPIVLALLLVLCGAPPVLASSQGGKPIVVFQPGSRPYGKTFGEWSAEWWKWAYSIPVDRNPLFDETGANAGEGQDGQVFYLAGVFNVSGTVTRSVTVPPGKALFFPLLNVEWDNHCPPVDPPMDESQLRAVVNENLDMVSALTCEVDGTELPDLFSYRSTSPSFDVTFPDNNIFQLFGCDHITPGTYSGFVSGGYYVMLAPLPKGMHTIRFGGSVGDPPFFTLDVTYHVFVSPSEENPGPILASVVPNPLNPEAVLRYRVPKEGPVTVTIYDLNGRLVRTLLAAEHRAAGSHQAVIDGRDAQGRKLASGVYFYRVEATDASIGGRFTIMK
- a CDS encoding Rrf2 family transcriptional regulator; translated protein: MRLTTRSEYALLALIHLGRQAPDAYLSVHSIASSQGIPPKFLEQILLALKRSRVVQSQRGQRGGYRLARAAEKISLAEIVRLFDGPLAPTDSASKHFYGPTPVERERKLLRVFREIRDHVADKLESTTIAGVS
- a CDS encoding sulfite exporter TauE/SafE family protein, which translates into the protein MTLEFLGYVLAGFLAQLVDGSMGMAYGVTASSLLLTYGIPPAATSATVHAAECLTTGASAVSHHAFGNVDRVLLKRLLLPGVLGAVCGATILVRLPGDVLRPFVASYLLVMGAVIVLKAFRPFPPRNVTSHLAPLGFFGALADAIGGGGWGPIVATTLVARGNNPRRTIGTVNAVEFFVTVAASVTFFLALGLTHWRMIAGLAIGGVLAAPLAAWTCRRAPLKPLMIGVGVLVILLSVRTLALTVAR
- a CDS encoding DUF4932 domain-containing protein, coding for MLRRRFFLAAATMFLVTAGLAVAPRLARAKEDLPTLRSTRPVVSIRQGSALAPDSWRLAPDVKPDVFEAELPDGKPVRVTFLSDVDSISFQVEEGSRHDFVIRHGSDRCLTRVVGVRVVPMAVFDEGYQAKHRGTITAEIPEVYELVNIVLAMTPTGIADSNLVYQASPYYRDVRAWFDPHRAHSAVAALDSMLRINRNLYFNLKMNGYSFELDGNGRIARSRIYDRTGFPGERRNALLPFLDRLQSFADTTRFRAFYERNRSVYDAQIAFYRDSADVKEMLAWLNRNFPKSGGYDSNKIIFSPLVAYNQSATWLESGGFRELQAHVNFPYPGDWRRRGGVPLSQAAETVARGHIVFTELNHGYVNPEADKYADRVLQAISRRDRWVDPARGRGYYGGISAFNEYMNWGLANLRVVDIAPMEDQSTLLSLIDDMMTKSRGFPMFAEFSRYLVGRYRARKPGESIADLYPEIIAWFEARNSSSAAR
- a CDS encoding SEC-C metal-binding domain-containing protein, which codes for MNRQPGRNEPCSCGSGRKYKNCCEGKTRIFGQKIPGAAIWVLVAVAGVGVAAYAMLRPDRPEPTMPAAVPPEERPAPYTYDSLTNRHFDPVHGHWHDGRPPGSPGAPGQGTGTPASGTAPAPAPPPTAAAPSANTPEPWTYDAEKNQHWDPTHQHWHPGLPPAGR